Part of the Phycisphaerae bacterium RAS1 genome, GAGTGAACTCTGCGATGAATGATAGGCCTTTTCAATTAGGCGGTCCCAGTTCGTGGTTATGATGAAGCGGAACTGACGGACGCTGGCGAGAAGCTCATGTTGGGGAAAGACGTTCGCGGGAAAACGGTGCGCGCACAGGCGTACCAGTTGGGCCTCAAGGCCTTCCCGATGGAATCTCTCCTCGTAGAGCTGCGCAACACCCGCGAGCGAAAGGCTTTCCAAATCGTGAGGATCGTTCCCCTCGTTACTAGAACCTATCCCTAAACTGGCATATTGTGGCATTCAGATGTATAATACACAACATGTTGACGCTCACGGATGATGTGTGTAGTTGGCTGTTGGAACGGATTCCCGATCCGCCGATCAGTGCCAAGGGCGGTCGGCCTGCGTTGGACAAGGCCAGGGTGCTGCGCGGCATCTTCTGGATTCTGGACAACGGGGCCAAGTGGAAGGACTTGCCTCGGGCGTTCGGGGCCAAGAGCGCCGTGCATCGGCACTTTCAGCGCTGGGTGCGGGACGGCGTCTTTGAACGCGTGCTGCGCGAGGCCGGCCGCGTGGTCGAGGAGCGCGACGGCTTCCGGCTGTACGAGTGTTTCATGGACGGCATGTTCTCGAAAGCCAAGGGCGGCGGCGACGGCGTGGGGCTCACGAAGGCCGGAAAAGGGGTGAAAATCATGATTCTGGTGGATGCCCAGGGGTTGCCGGTGTCGATCGACACGATGTCGGCCACGCCGCACGAGAGCCGACTGGTGCAGCGGCTGTTCGACTTCATGCTGACCAGCGGCGTGCCCGAGCGGGTGATCGGCGACAAAGCGTACGACGACGACGGGCTGGCGGCAGAGCTGGCGCAGCGCGGGACGGAGCTGATCGCGCCGCATCGCTCCAACCGCGTCAACATCACACAGGATGGCCGGCCGCTGCGAAGATACAAGCGTCGCTGGACCGTGGAGCGCACCATTGCCTGGATTCAACACTTCCGCCGCTTGTGCATCCGCTGGGAAAAGTCCACCAAGTTGTTCCGCGGCTTTCTGCACCTGGCATGCACCATTCTGTTGATTCGACAGGTTTAGGGATAGCTTCTAGTGAATGGACTGAGTTGTTCGATCAGTTCGGCCTTTATGTCGCCCCCGAGGAGGCCGCCGGTCGATGGCGGCGGCGGAAGGCTGAAGCCAGCACCGACCCAGAGGATGGCGCGCCCGGCGTAAATATCGTTCAAGGCGTTCTCGAGTGTCGGAATCGAATACGCCTGACGCTCAGCGTCTATCGCCGCGTCAATGTCCGCATCGTGCCCGGGCGCGAGTTTCTTAACATGGTACCCCAGACTTGCCCTGATCATTGGAGGCCAAACAGACGCGAATTCTCGCTCGACGGCCTGACCAATCCGATCGGTGAACCAAGGTTTCTCGCGCAAACGGCGCATTACACTCATCGCGTGCCCTCCAACTGAACGGCGCGAGTCGGGTAACCGGTAGCCCTGCGAATCTCTACTTATGAGGGGTTAGTTAACGTCGCGCTCGGCAGGTGTCAAGCAATCGTGCAAGAGTGCAGTGCGGCGGCGTGGCATGGCTGCGGCCTCTGGCAGCCATGTTCTTTCGCCCTCTTGAGCGCCGCGAATCAGGGCGAAAGCACGCTCGCCAACGGCCGCGAACGTGCCACGCGTCGCGCAGTCAGACCCTCGGCGCTCGCGAAGTCGATCGGGTTACAAACGCGCCGGATCACGGGCGCGTCGCCTCGCTTTGCGACGGCTGATGCGCTTCGTAGCGCGCGATTTCTTCCTTGAGCTGGTTGATGATCCGCTTGAGCGAGCGCAGGGTCAATTCTTGAACATGGGCGTCAACGGCGTCTTTCCCGCGGCGGGCCTCGTAGCGCTCCTCCAGCTCCCGGAGCTTCTCGCGCGTGTTTTCCAACTCTGCGTCGCTTTTCAGCTTCAGAGGGACACCTCGATCATGACCACCGTCGGCCACGGAGGGCCGGCGCTACGGCACGGGTCGAAGACCCGTGCCACACTCACCGGTTGGAAACCGGTGCCACACAGAAACCGGTGCCACACGGAAACCGGTGCCACACGGAAACCGGTGCAACACAGAATCACCGGTTGGAAACCGGTGCCACAAATGCAGGTTCGTTCAGTGCGTGCCCCGTGCCTCGGGGAACTTGTCGGCGACTTTGCGGAAGGCGGCGATGGCGCGTTCCAAATCCGCCTGCTCATGCCCCGCCGAAATCTGGCAGCGGAGGCGGGCCTCGCCCTTGGGCACCACCGGAAAGCCGAAGCCGCTCACGAAAACGCCCTCTTCAAACATCGCCCGCTGCATGCGGATCGCCGTCGCCGTTTCGCCCACCATCACCGGCACGATCGGCGTCACGCCGGGGATCGTTTTCAGGCCCAGCGCCTGCACCTGCTCGCGGAAAAACGCCACGTTCCGCCGCAGCTTCGCGAGCCGCTGCGGCTCGGCCATCAGCACGTCGATCGCCGCCATGGAGCCGTAGCACACCGACGGCGGCAGGGCGTTTGAGAAAAGTTGCGTGCGCGACTTCTGCGTCAGGTACTCGCACACGACCTTCGGCCCGGCCACGTATCCGCCGCACGCCCCGCCCAGGGCCTTGCCCAGCGTGCTGGTCTGGATCGTGTTGTGGTCCATCACGCCGAAGTGCTCGGCGGTGCCGCGACCGTGCTCGCCGAGGACGCCGGTGGCGTGCGATTCATCGACGACCAGCACGGCGTCGTTTTTCTCGGCGAGTTCCTTGAGGGCCGGCAGGTCGGCGATGTCGCCTTCCATGCTGAAGACGCCGTCGGTGATGATGAGCTTGTTGCGGGCCTTTTTCGCCTCGGGCGTTTCGAGCATGCGCTTCAGCTCGGCCAGGTCGCGGTGCTTGTAGATGAAGCGCTGCGCCTTGCTGAGGCGGATGGCGTCGATGATCGAGGCGTGGTTGAGGGCGTCGGAGAAGATCGCGTCTTCGGGCGTCGAGGCGAGCGTGGGCATCAGGCCGACGTTGGCGTCCCAGCAACTGATATAAGTGGTCGCCGCTTCGCAGCCGAGAAACTGGCAGATCTTCTTTTCGAGCGCGAGGTGGCAGCTCATCGTGCCGCAGATGAAGCGCACGGACGCCGTGCCCAGGCCGAATTCCTCCACGCCGCGCTTGCCGGCTTCGATGACTTTCGGATGGTCGGCCAGGCCCAGGTAGTTGTTGGACGAGAGCATGACGATGTCGCGGCCGTCCATCTTCGTCCGCGGCGACTGCGGGCGTTGAAGCTCGCCTTGCTGCTTGTACTGGCCGCTCTCGCGCAGGTCGTGCAGTTCGGCGGCGAGGGTTTTTTCGAGCGTCGTGATCATGTGGCCTCCTTTGCGACTCTCCGCGCGAGACGTCGACCCGCCGCTGGGCGCAGCGGGTTCGGACAAGCGCCGGCGGATGCGGGGAGTATATCGTTCAGAGCCGCAACCGTGAGGGAGCGGCGGCCTAAGAACCGCTTGCTTACGCGCGCGGCTCGGATTGCCGAAGGAATCTCCGGCCCGTTCCCTGCGCGGAGACCGCCGTATGAGACTTCAGATTATCGACCCCAGCGTGAGCTTCGACTGCCAGTCCTGCACGCGCTGTTGCGATCAGCCGTGGCACACGCTCATCGAACACGAGAAGCTGGCCGCAATCGACGCCGTGGACTGGGCGGGCGAGTTTCCGGAGATGAAAGGGTGGCCCCTGTATCGCCGCGCGCAGCGCGGCGAACAAATCGTCTATGAGCTCGGCAAGGGCGACGGCACGCGCTGCGTTTTCCTCGACGGCGACGGCCTGTGCCGCATTCATAAGAAGCTCGGCGCCGAAGCCAAACCGGCGATGTGCCGGCAGTTTCCGTTTTTCGCCGCCAAGGCGTGGGATGCGGATTACGTGTCGGCCAACTACGGGTGCAAGGCGGTGCAGGCGCAGCGCGGGCGGCCGCTGCGCGAGCAAGCCGACGCCGTTCGCGAGCTGGTCCCGCTCAGCCAGACGCCCGTCCGGCCCGACGCGCCGTTTCTGCTGGCGACGGAGCGCCTGATTCCCGCCGGCGCCGCGCGAAAATTGCTTGAATACCTGGGAGCGCATGCCGCCGCGGATGGATCGCTCGCGCAGCGCCTTGCACGCGTGCTGACCGCGACAGAGCGCGCGATACGGATCGAGCCGGACCGCGTGGGCGAGGCGATCGCCGCGGGTGACCTCGCTGACGATGAAGACGCAGGCCGAAGCGAACCGTTCGAGTCCGCGCGGCAGGCCCCGCTGCCGAGTCGATTCCTGCTGGCCGCGACGCTCTTTCCCGACACGCTGCCGCCGGACAGCACGGCGAGCATGGGGATTTTCCGGCGGCTGCTGCTGGTGCCGCGCCTGATGTCGCTGACCCGGATGCGCGGCACGTACGCCAGCCGCGTGCTGCGGTGCAATGTGCGCGTCGACGCGGTTCTTGACCGGGCGGCGGCGGCGACCATCGCGCCCCAGGCGGTCGAGCTGCTGGGGCGCTGCCTGCGATCGCGCCTGTGGCAGCAATTCCCCGGCGGCACGCGCCTTCCGCTCTTGTCGGCCGTGCATCAGCACATTCTCGACATGAACGCCGTCGTGTTCTTCGCCCTGGCGGAGTCGGATCAGCGCGGCTCGCCTGTGCGTGA contains:
- a CDS encoding Transposase DDE domain protein; protein product: MLTLTDDVCSWLLERIPDPPISAKGGRPALDKARVLRGIFWILDNGAKWKDLPRAFGAKSAVHRHFQRWVRDGVFERVLREAGRVVEERDGFRLYECFMDGMFSKAKGGGDGVGLTKAGKGVKIMILVDAQGLPVSIDTMSATPHESRLVQRLFDFMLTSGVPERVIGDKAYDDDGLAAELAQRGTELIAPHRSNRVNITQDGRPLRRYKRRWTVERTIAWIQHFRRLCIRWEKSTKLFRGFLHLACTILLIRQV
- the kbl gene encoding 2-amino-3-ketobutyrate coenzyme A ligase; this translates as MITTLEKTLAAELHDLRESGQYKQQGELQRPQSPRTKMDGRDIVMLSSNNYLGLADHPKVIEAGKRGVEEFGLGTASVRFICGTMSCHLALEKKICQFLGCEAATTYISCWDANVGLMPTLASTPEDAIFSDALNHASIIDAIRLSKAQRFIYKHRDLAELKRMLETPEAKKARNKLIITDGVFSMEGDIADLPALKELAEKNDAVLVVDESHATGVLGEHGRGTAEHFGVMDHNTIQTSTLGKALGGACGGYVAGPKVVCEYLTQKSRTQLFSNALPPSVCYGSMAAIDVLMAEPQRLAKLRRNVAFFREQVQALGLKTIPGVTPIVPVMVGETATAIRMQRAMFEEGVFVSGFGFPVVPKGEARLRCQISAGHEQADLERAIAAFRKVADKFPEARGTH
- a CDS encoding Flagellin N-methylase — translated: MRLQIIDPSVSFDCQSCTRCCDQPWHTLIEHEKLAAIDAVDWAGEFPEMKGWPLYRRAQRGEQIVYELGKGDGTRCVFLDGDGLCRIHKKLGAEAKPAMCRQFPFFAAKAWDADYVSANYGCKAVQAQRGRPLREQADAVRELVPLSQTPVRPDAPFLLATERLIPAGAARKLLEYLGAHAAADGSLAQRLARVLTATERAIRIEPDRVGEAIAAGDLADDEDAGRSEPFESARQAPLPSRFLLAATLFPDTLPPDSTASMGIFRRLLLVPRLMSLTRMRGTYASRVLRCNVRVDAVLDRAAAATIAPQAVELLGRCLRSRLWQQFPGGTRLPLLSAVHQHILDMNAVVFFALAESDQRGSPVRELGLDQIERALMHVEFHLANQPRLYDHTLKAWLKQSLASPEAAWASLRMLRCKAEATAAAAGIGVGR